DNA from Prevotella melaninogenica:
TGCACTACGCCATAACCTCCAAGGTGATATGCAATTGATTAGCAGCCAAACTACCTCAAGCAACAATAGGTAACCTAAGAGTTTTCTGATTATCCAATAAATCTTATGCTTTCCAGTCAACATTTCCTATATATGTGTAATCTCTTTCTATGTTTTATACTATCAATAATAACCTCATTTACTGTTTTTAATTGGCGTGTAATTACTCCGCACATATGGTGCGGAGGGCAAACACCATAGGTGCTAAGCGTAAACACCACTCGTGCGGAGGGCAAACACCAACACAAATAGCCATAAAGCTGACACCTAATTACCTCCGCAAATATAAGTATATTAGTTCGAATCATGAAATCAAAACATAAGTTTTTAAAGAGACAGAAGGCGAAGTCATAATCTTTTATTATCTTTGCAACAAGTATATTAACGGAAAATGATTGAAACTTTCAACACAGGAGAGACACAAGAAAGCCTCCGACAGGAATATAACCCAGACGGCTCTGTGCTAAGAAAAGCACAGTTGCGACTTCTCGATATGGCTATCTATCTGCAGGAAACAGCGAAGAAGATAGGTGTTCCTTGCCGACTTGATGGCGGAAATGTGTTAGGGGCAATGCGTCATGGGGGATTTATTCCTTGGGATGACGACATTGACATGGTTGTAGACTACAAGGATTTCAAACGTCTCTGTGACTATTTGAAGGCGCATCCACACCCTCAATACGTCTTGCAAGACAACGATACGGACCCTGGTTTCTATAAGGAATGGGCTTGTCTACGTGATTTAAAAAGCGAGAACAGAAGTCATGATAATCAGCAGAGTGCTGACCGAAGAATGCATGAGGCGCAGAAATTCAGAGGACTTCATGTAGACATCTTCCCCTATGAGGGTAACATGATTCCTTGGTTGCAGCGTTTGGCAGCCAAACTATCAGTCAATGTTAACACAAAGTTAGCTGGTCGTTATCCTCTCTTGGCACAAATAGCTTATAAGTTCCTACATGTCATAGTCTTTCCAGTATTCCGATTGGTTGGGAAACTGTTTGGTAATCCCGACCTCTATATGCACTCTTACGGTGCATGGTTTTATGAGCAGAACCCGCGTCGTTGCATGATACCACATAAAGACATCGTCTTTGAAGGGCATACCTTTGAAGGGCCAGCCGATGCTGATGAGTTATGTCGTATCGCCTATGGGAACTACATGGACTTACCACCAAGGGACAAGCGTGATAGACACAAGATAGATGTCGTCTTTAAGTAGTAAGACGGTACGGTAATGTGCGTGTCAGTAGACAGTGATTTCCCCATCTTATAATAACAATAAGCCAAATATAGTTATGAACATAGCAGTGATCTTTGCAGGAGGTTCTGGACTACGTATGCACACGAAGTCGCGCCCTAAGCAGTTTCTTGACCTAAACGGAAAGCCGATAATCATCTATACATTAGAGTTGTTTGACAACCACTCGGATATAGATGCTATTGTTGTAGCATGTATTGAAGGTTGGATACCTTTCCTTGAGAAGCAGCTCCGTAAGTTTGAGATTAATAAGGTAGTGAAGATTATACCAGGTGGAAAGTCTGGACAGGAATCTATCTACAAGGGACTGTGTGCTGCAGAGGAATATGCGCAGAGTAAGCGTGTAAGTAATGAAGAGGCAATCGTTCTTATTCACGATGGTGTTCGTCCGCTCATAACAGAAGAGACGATAACAGATAACATTAAGAAAGTTGAAGAAGTAGGGAGTTGTATCACTTGTATCCCAGCAACAGAAACACTTATCGTGAAGCAGGCTGACGACGCTTTGGAGATTCCTTCTCGTGCCGATTCGTTCATTGCTCGTGCGCCACAGAGCTTTCGTTTGGTCGATATAATAACTGCTCATCGACGCTCCTTGGTGGAAGGAAAAGCCGATTTCATCGATTCTTGTACGATGATGAGCCACTATGGGTATAAGTTAGGGACGATTATCGGGCCAATGGAGAATATTAAGATTACAACCGCAACAGACTTCTTCGTGCTGCGTGCGATGGTGAAGGTGCATGAAGATCAGCAGATATTTGGATTGTAAAGATGTTGTTATATTTCGATGGAATGGGGATTTTTATAACTTTATAGGGTGAGAATGAAGGAAAGAATACTAAAAGAAGATATAAGCTATTTTGCAGATACGTTTCCTTTCTCAGCAGCATTGGGAGGGAAGACGATAGCTGTAACGGGGGCAACTGGCTTGTTGGGTGCATGTATGGTACGTTGCCTGTTGGCTCTACGCACAGAAAAAGGTATCAACTTACAAGTGGTGGCTGTTGTAAGGAATGTGCAGAAAGCAGAGAGAATGTTTGGTCAGATAAGTGATGAAATCAGCTATTATTCCTATGACTTCTCTTGTTTTGAACCATTCGCACCTACGAAAAAGATAGACTACATCTTCCATTTTGCTGCCCCTACAGCTTCAAAAGATTTCGTTGAATACCCTGTAGAGACGATGAATACTGTCTATGGCGGTATGCAAAACCTATTGTCTTACGCTCATCAGCATGGAGTAATTTCGATGGTGTTAGCCTCAACGTTAGAAGTCTATGGTACTGTCACTGACGACCGACGCCCACTCACAGAAGACATGCAGGGATATCTTGACCCAATGGCAACTCGTAGCAGTTATCCGTTAGCAAAGAGAGCTGCCGAAGCTTTGTGCCATAATTACGCAGACGAGTACGGTGTCCACGTGAAGGTGGCACGTTTGGCACAGACTTTCGGTGCTGGTGTGAATGGTAATGACAATCGTGTCTTTGCGCAATTTGCACGCAGTGTTATGAAGAATGAGGATATCATTCTACATACGACAGGCGAACTCTGTCGTTGCTATTGCTATACGATAGATGCCGTCACGGCAATGCTGTATATTCTCTTGCATGGTAAGGATGGTGAAGCATATAATGTAGCAAACGAAGACACTTATATCTCTATCCGTGAGATGGCTGAGTTGGTTGCTTCAACGTTTAATCCTCAGAGAGTGAAGGTGGTGATACAGCCACAAGAGGGCTTAGGATATTCGCCAACAACCAAGCTCAGACTTGCCACACAGCGTATTCAGGAGTTAGGTTGGAAACCTCATTATGGGTTAAAGGAGATGTTCCGTCGTCTCATCCTTTCAATGGAGGAAGAACAGGTATGAGTAATTTTCTGCAACGGATAAGAGAGAGCCTTTTCCATGTCTACGACCGAAAAGACTTGCGAAGATGGGAGGGCGACCCTAAGAATGAGCTGCCTATCTATGGTGTTTATCATGTCATGTTAGACACTGGATGGGAGCCATTGGTGAGAAGGCAGATTGATAACCTGCGTAAGAGCGGTCTGCTGGATGCGACAACGACTTTCTTTGTGAGTTGCATCGCAGCCCATCAAGAGGATGTGGACTGTCTGAAGCGTATTATCAATAGTGATAAGCTCGTGATAATATCCAATGTCACCGACCCTAAGCGGTATGAGTATCCTGCTTTAGAGTTCATTAAGCAACTGTCTGAAAAGGAGGATTGTTTTTTCTATTACTTCCATACGAAGGGTATCTCTTACCAGTCGTTAACCTCTAACGACCGTCTTTTCTGTTCTTTTAAGCAGAAGATAGAGGCTTGGAGAGAGATGTTAGAATATTTCATCTTTGATAAGTGGAAGGTTGCCGTGAATGTTCTGAATGAAGGATATGATACCTATAGCTGTTATCGATGGCCACCACGCAACTATACCATGTATTCTGGTAGTTTTTGGTGGGCAAAGTCGGCTTATATAAGGACACTCCCAGACTTTGATAAAGCGGTTATCTCTACCAATCGTTTCTATTCTGAAGTTTGGCTTTTTGAGCGAAATCATCGACAGTTCTCGGCATTCGACACAATAGCCGACCTCTACTTTGTAAGGATTCCTCGTTCTATCTATACGGACGAGCAGACAAAATGGCTTGATAAGGTTTGCTTCTCGTTTACTTATAATATGCGAAAAATAGAAAAGCATATTTTTAAATACAATTATAAGAAACGGTGTCAGAAACGTTTCCAGAAACTCAAGAATGAGATATAATATAAGGTGATGGATTGTTTAGAGAGGTGCGTTCTCAGCCCTCTTGTTTGTTATACATCCTCATTACCTCTATTTGATATGAGGATGATTTTCCTGTCATATATGTCATTCCTTATGTACGTTTAACATCTTGATAATCAAAAGGAATTATCCAAATGTTAAAATGACAGCAACTAAAACTAAAATTAAATTGGGGCTAATAGTTGTGTTTATCTTCCTTATTTAGATTATTGGTGTCCGATAAAACTTTTGGGAGTTATCTGTGTTAGATAAAATAGGCTTAAACTTATGATTTCATTAATTTATTTGGTTATTATAGGGCTTCCTTGTCAAAATAAGCGCATTTTATAATGCTTACAGTTTAAAACTGGAAACCAAGCCCATGGATAAGTAAAACGGCTGCAACACCGATGGATAAAGAGCTTTCGGTCTATTTTTACGGGACAGCAATATATTTAGATAGGTATGATGACTCCCTTTCTGAGGAGAGTAACTTTTTCTAAGTATTATGATATTTGTATATAGAGTGAGTAAGGGAGAATACGATGATATGTAAGTGTGAATAAGATTCATACTTGTAATTTTTATGGGTTTGCTTAACTTTGATTAGATGTTTTTGACCAAAAGAGAAACTATAAAGAAGGAAAGGAAATTTAAACGAATAAAAAGGAAATTTATAACAATAATTTGATAATCTTCTTATAAGTAGTTTGCTTTAACTTTGCAATACTAAAATTAAGATATCTCCACATAGGTGTCAGGACAAAAATATTCAAGTTCGCTGAGGCGACCTAATAACTCAAAGTTCTACTCCGTGAGAGTCTTTTTTAACGACTGGAAGATGGTTATCCGTTGTACAGTGTGTCTGGGTAATGATTGATATATGATTATGTGTCATCATTGCAGGACTCTAAGCTTTTGATAAAGAACCCTTTTGAATAAAGAAGGAAAAGATATATCAAATAATTAAAACTAAAGACGTAAAAATGAAGAGAATTAAATTCCTTTTGTTCGTATTGCTTGCATTGCTATATGTGACCAATGCAAGTGCACTGATTGTGAACGACACTTTCACTCGGGATGGTAACACGTACAGGGTTACTAAGATGGATGAGGCTCATGATGGAATCCCAAAAACCTACAATGTGGCGTTCGTATCATCTACTAACACTACAGTAAACATTCCTGCAACAGTTACGGATCCTCATAACCAGTATATTTTTAACGTAACGGCAATAGCTAATAACAGTACGGTTCCCAATGCAACATCTGTCACGATGCCTAACACTATCGTACGAATTGAAGCTAATGCGTTTAAGGATGGTAATATCACAAGTATCACAATACCAAAGTCTGTCACTGAAATCAAAAGTGGTGCTTTCGGTCAGATGAGCCACCTTACAGCAATTAACGTTGATGCTGCAAACCCGAACTTCCGTTCTGATAATGGTGTACTCATAGAGAAGAAGGATTCAAAAGAGTGGGTAGCTGGTTATCCTATGGCAAAGCCTGATGTGGAATACACAGTGCCAGAAGGAGTTTATGGTGTATACACAAATGCTTTCCAACGTGCTGCTTACCTAACAAAAATTACTTTACCAGCTTCGTTAAAGGAATCACCTTCAACAGCAGAGTTCAATGGTTATACAAGTGCTCAGAACCTTAAAGAGATTGCTGTCGCTGCTGGTAATACAGCATTTAAGTCTGTGGATGGTGTCCTCTTATCAGCTGATGGTAAAAAGTTGATTGCTTATCCAAATGGGAAAGCAGGCTCTCCTTCAACTAATCCAGCTTATCAAGGTGTGACGGGGCAGCCTAACGCAAGTGTTTATAAGATTCCAGATGGTGTGGAGTCTATAGAACAAGCAGCCTTTGCACAGGTTAATGGACTTACTGCTATCGAATTGAATGGGGTAAAGAAACTTGCTAAAGGTGCCTTTGACAAGGCTGTTAAATTAAGAAATGTATTACTTGGTCCTTCTGTTGATACTATAGAAGATGGTGCCTTCGGTGGTAATAACGATCTCGCTGCGTTTGATGTAGACCCAGCAAATCCTAATTATGCAGCTGCTGATGGTGTTATTTACACAAAGAATAAGGAAGAACTTGTGTTATTCCCTGCTGGTAAGGCTGGTGAATATACTACTTTACCAACCACAAAGAAGATTCGTAAAAGAGCTTTCTACTATGCTCAGAAAGTTACTAAGGTGAACTTCAATAGTAATCTTGAAGAAATTGATAATGATGCTTTCCAAGCAACTACAAAATTAGAGAATATCACTTTTGAAGCGCCAGCTAAGATTAAGACTATCGGTACATTTGCCTTCCAAGGTTCAGGACTAACCGAACTTAACATACCTGCATCATTACAAGTTGTTAGTTGGAGTGCCTTTGGTTCAACTAAATTAAAGAAGGTTACCGTTGCAGATGGTTCACAGTTGCAATCAATCAATACGGGTGCTTTCAATGGTTGTAAGGATCTTGAGGAATTTACTTTTGAGGGTTCTTCTACCTTGAATAAGATTCAGGCAGATGCTTTCAGTGGTGATGATAAATTGAAGAGTTTTGTTATTCCAGAGAAAGTTACCGTTCTTGAGAGAGGTGCCTTTAATGGTGCATCTGGTTTGGAGACTATCACCTTCAAGCAACCTGCTACGATGACTGTTATCGGTGAAGGTGCGTTCCAAAATGCAAAAGCATTAAAGAGAATAGAACTTCCAAGTACAGTTACAACGATTAGTAAGGATGCTTTCAATACTTGTTCAAGCTTGACGGAGGTTGTAATCCCAGCAAGTGTGACCACAATTGACGCTACTGGCTTCCAAGAGTGTGCTAAACTTGAGAAATTTACAGTAGATAAGAACAACACCGTTTATTCCAGTGTAGATGGTTTCTTGTTGAGTAAAGATAAGAAGAAATTAGTATCATTCCCTCCTGCAAAGGCTAATACTTATTATACGATGTTGCCTCCAACTATTGAGACAATCGGTAAGCAAGCATTCTATTTCGTACAGGCTCTTGAGAACGTAACAATCCCTGGGAAGGTAAAGAAGATTGAAGACTTCGCTTTCGACCGTGTTGGCAATTTGAATACGATAGCTTTCTTAGGTAAGACTCCTATTACTGATGTTGCTCCTTCAGCATTCAATCCTGCTAATGTAGATAAGTCTAAGATAGACCTTAGTGTACGTAAAGATGCTAAAGCAGCATTTGATAGTGATCCGTTATGGAGTCAGTTCCGTACCAGAGGTGTCTCTTTCTTCAAAGAAACTAATGGTACTGGTAATGGTACAACAGAATACTTCCCATTGTCAAAGAAGGCTGTAACGATTGTTGGTACACAAGCTGATGTCTATACATACGTAGTAAAGCCAACCGTAATAGATGATAACAACAACACATACGAGGTTCGTCTTTGGGGCGACTATGCAATGAATGACAACACAACCAATATTCAGGAGGTTGTCTTCAAAAATACACTTGATTATGTAGGTCTTGATGCTTTCAAGAAGAATGATGGCTCTTCAACGGTTAAGCGCATCTACTTCACTGCGACTGTTCCTACAAAGGATATGAGTGCAACGAAGTGGGAATACATTGATAACTCAGGTAACTATACTCAGAAGGAGTTTGAACCAAGCCTCAAGGTTTATGTAAAGAAGTCTGCTGAGAATGCTTATAAGACTGCTACTGGTTGGGATCGTTATGCAGGTCAAACATCTTATAAAATACCAGGTGAGATTAAAATAGCACATGGGTATGGTACTTTTGCACGTGAGTTTGATGCTGATCTCGGTATCTATGCACGTGAAAACAATGAAGCAGGACGTATAGGTGCTTTTATTACGCAGACTGCTGGTATGTCAACTGAGACGGATGCTACTGGTGTACAGACTACTAAGTTCATCATGAAGAGTATCAATTATGGTAATACTAACGTAACTGACTATGATTATGTACCTGCAGAAACAGGTGTGTTACTGGAGAGCCGTAGTGGAGCAAGTACTCCTGCAGACTTCTACTATGCTATTGGTGAGAAGGACAATGTTACATATAGTCTCTCAAATAATATCATGGAAGGTGTGACGGTGAAGGATACTAAGAAACAATCTTCTACTTCTGATCCAATCTTCGCAATGACAACAGCGGGTATCTTTAAGCCTCTCAAAATAGGAACAGATCGTACTATTCCTGTTCACAAGGCTGTTGCTCGTCCAAAGGTAACGTTGTCTGCTTCTGCAAAGGTTATGTTTGTCTTTGATGATGGTGAGAATCATAATATAGTAAATGCTATCGACACAATAGAGGACAACAATGTTGTAGATAATAATGCTTATTATAATTTACAGGGTCAGCGTGTAGAGAACCCACAACATGGCGTGTTCATCCACAATGGTAAGAAGGTAATATTGAAATAAGAATAAACTAAAATGCTTTTATGTTGTAGGGGAGGTTAGGGAGTTTATAATCATTACGAATCCCCTACAGCTAAAAGAAGTATTATGATTAGCAAGTTCACTAAAAAAGAAAATTAAAGGAGATAATATAATGGAAAAGAAAGAATATACAACACCAGAGATACTTTGTTGTGATCTAAGGGCAGAGGGATTGATGGACGACCATACAGCTGTTTTACAGACAAGTCCTCGTGTGTCTTCTACAGCCCCTGGTCAAGGTAGCGACCTTGGTGATGATGATGAGGTAGCTGCAAAGCCTATTTATGAATTCACAATTTGGGAGGAGGAGTAACCTATGATACGACTATCACATCAGTCAGAAGTGATGGATGCAAGAACCTATTTCTATAAAGAGATGATGCGCAATCATATGGAAGATGTACTGAAACGTATTGCATTAGGTTTACTTGGTGTATGCTCATTGAGGATGATTGCCCTTTGTGCATATATGTATGGACTTATTGGGTAAATAGTCTTTAGAATCAAATAAATAATGTGACTTAAGTATTTAACCTCTTTGTTTTGAGGGTAGACTCTTTGTGATGTGAGGGTCTGCCCTTTTTGTTTTAATAAGCCATGCCACATGGAATTTTATTCCAACTTAGTTGCTTTATTGTAAATATAGTTGCCGTTTGTTGATTATAGTTGTCGTGTTTGAGAAATAATTTGGTCATTTTGTCTAAAGTATCATAGATATTTATTAAATTTACAAAATAATTTCAACTAAATCGAAAATGTAGAACAAAAACGATGGTATCGAACTTTAGAGATATTTTGTTATTGCTGTCCGATAAAACCTCCATATACTGCAATATCCTCTCTCAATCCTGCTGAAATAGGCATGATTAGTTCTAATTTCAAATTCCAAGCCCCCTAGAATAATGACAACTCTTCTGGTGGGGCTTTTACTTGGGTAATCAATCTATCCCAGTCTCTATGTGGCTGCTCAAAGAAACTTTGTATTGCGACATAACTCATAAGTAAAATTCTTATCATTGTTGCCAAGCCTGAGAAGCTCCAAGGTCTCTTTATTTTGTTCTTCACTAGGGTTATAAGCAGATTGGCTATAAGCGTAATCCATATTTGTATTTTTATAGCATTCGCACTCTCTCCATAGAAGTATCTTAGCGGGAAATTCTGTTTTATTTGTTTAAATAAGGTTTCTATTTGCCATCGTCTCTTATAGATAGCTATAATATCTTCTGCCGACATCTGAAAATCATTGGTCAGCAGTGATATGAATCTGATTTTCCCTTTCTTGGTCTTATCCTGATATGTGATTTTTCTTGCTTTATGGTAAATATCTTTTTCCTTTGTATGCTTATGGAAGAGAATGGTTTCTACGCGTACAACTCCATAATCTGTAGTCATCTGGTAATCCGTATCAGCAATCCTTTCAAAGCTAAGATTATTTTTCATCTTAGTTACATATATAACGCCTCTTTGAGTCAGTTCAGAGAACTTTTCATAGTTTATATAGGCTCTGTCAAAAGCAATCAGTTCCTCATTGGCGTATCGTTCTGGGATAAGTGCAAATTGATCATGACTAGCTGCAGATGTGAACTTGATATCGCTTGGAACATTCTCATTGGCAAATATCTCTGTATGTACTTTTATTCCACCCTTCTTCTTACCAGTTTTGGGATTACGTCCTACTCCTTTAAAGACCAGGTTAGAAAACAGACTGATTGTCGTAGAATCTATTATCTTTAGATTCTTCAGCCATTTGGGCTGTCCACAATTTCGGCTGTCCGAGTAAAGTTCATGGCGATATTTCTCATATAAGTTCATATAGATCGAACCGAATATCTCGGAATCTCGGCGTTTGTTTGCATCTGACAAGGTACTTCGACAAGGAAAATGCTTTAAACCAAGATGATTAAAGCGATTAACATTAGCAAAGAGAGAGGCCTTTATCTCACGCAGAGAGTCTAAACGCATCATTACTGCATAAAGCATGACGACAAGATGATGCCATGCATCAAACTTCTTTATATAGTGTTCACCTCCCTGAGCTTGGCTCAGAGAGAGAATTTTATCACGATTAAAATAGTTTAACAGTTGAACATATAGTGGCTGTCCGATAAAATGTGTACTTTTGTTCATCTTATTTCATTGTTTTATTTTGACAACTACAAAGGAAATAAGAAGGGCTGAATGTGCAAAACAATCAGCCCGTTTTTTTTATTATTCTGAATTAAAAAGATATGAACGCAAAAAAAGTTTTATCGGACACCAATAATATTTTGTCTTTTGTAAAGAGTGAAAGAGCACATATAGAGGGCGACATCTATGTTGGATCTAAATTTCTTATTACACGTAATTGCAACAGCTTCTTTAAGCCTCTCCTTGATAATAACTATCCTATAAAAGCCAATGTTGCACGAATAGCGATGGTCAAGAAGGGCTGGTGTGAGCCCACTGTTGGATATAAGAAGTATCATTGTAAGCCTGGTGACTTATTGTTTATTAACTGGGGAGCAACGGTTAATGATGATGCCTTTGGGCATGATACGATTTTTGATGGCTTTATGATGACAGAAGACTTTATGCGTATGGTCTTTGGCGGAAAATTACCGGAGTTGTTTCTGTCTCCAGATTTATGTTTCTCTATTCATTTGGATGAGAAAGAACAAATGGTATGGCAGCAATATACGCAAATGCTTTATAGTTTGTCATCTCTTCAGTCAGTAAGTGACGAGACATTAAACTTCCTTTTCGTTTCTGTATTGAATTATGTTCAATCACAGTATAAACTGATGACAACGGAGTCACGAGGTGGTTGGTCGAGGAATAAGCAGGTGGTGGAGCGATTTATTCGATTGGTAAATGAGAATGCTAAGATTGAGCATGAATTAGAATTCTATGCTTCTGAATTATGCATGACTGCCCATTATTTAGGAGTGATAATTAAAAAGGAAACAGGAATTACAGCAAAAGAGTGGATTGATAAGACTTTGATTACGCTTATAGAACTTGAGTTGCGTTATTCTAATAAGTCTTTGAAAATGATAGCCGATGAATATAAGTTTGTGTCTTTGAGTTCGCTGTGCAAGTTCTACAAGCGAAGAACAGGAATTACAGCCACCGCATTTAGAGTAACAAAGAGTTGATGTTTGACTTTTGAAAGGGTGAGATAATAGGTGAAGGAGACAATTGTATGTTAGTAAAACCATCCTATTATTAGTCGGTTATTTGCTCGTCTGTATATAATATGGATAATCTACTATTGTAAACTGCTCTTGTGAAACAACTTAATATAAGTGCTGAACATCAGAGATGATCGTTGTAGGTACCAGACTATCGATAGCTTTTCCTTGGCTTACTCGTTGGCGTATATCTGTACTGCTGATATCAATAAAAGGTGTTTGAAGGATAGTGACGCCATGGGGCAGTGACGTTTCTGAGATTCTTTGGTTATGTCGTGGATAGACCACGATAAGGTAGTGGGCGAGGATATCCTCTGCATGATACCATCGATCGAAGGCTTCCCAATTGTCGCCACCAACGAGAAGTGTGAAGCGATGAGTGGGGAAGTCATGGCTGAGATGCTGTAGGGTATTCCAAGTATAAGAAGGTTTCGGCAGTTGGAACTCATAGTCCGAAGCCTTAAAATGTGGGTTATCAGCAGTCGCTTTACGTACTAAGTCCAAGCGAAGATGGTCAGCTAAAAGCTGCTGGTTTACCTTGAAAGGGTTTTGTGGTGATACCATAAACCAAACCTCATCTAAGTTTTCTTTTTCAAGAAAAGCCTTTGCGAGGGCTATATGTCCGTTGTGGATGGGGTTGAAAGAACCACCAAAGATACCGATGGAAGCCTCCCCCGATGAAGGGAAAGCCCCCCCCAACCCCTCCGAAGGGAGGGGAGTGCTAATAGTGGTGAAGTTAGATGATAGTTTCATAATGGTGTAATGGGCTTTAGAACCTATAAGTATTAGCAGTGCTATATGTTCTATTCATTATAGAAAATATAGGCGTTATTAGAAATGGTTCTTTTACTATTTGCAATCTATTAGGGCTCCCCTCCCTTCGGAGGGGTTGGGGGAGGCTTTATTTATCCCTCTAAAAATACCTTTACAACCTCATAAGTCTCTTGCTTTGCTTTCTCAAGGTCGTCATTAACGATAATCTTGTCGAATTTCTCAGCAAAGGTAAGCTCCTCTGAAGCCTTAGCAAGGCGGTTTTCAATCGCCTCTGCGCTATCAGTTTGTCTACCAACAAGGCGACGACGTAGTTCTTCTACTGATGGAGGTTGGATGAAAAGACTTAAAGCACGATCGCCATAGAACCTCTTGATGTTACAGCCACCCTTCACATCAACATCGAAGATAACATTCTGTCCTGCTGCAGACTGGCTCTCTACCTGTGATTTTAATGTGCCATAAAAGCGGTCCTCGTAAACCTCTTCATACTCAAGGAACTCTCCATTAGCAATTTTCTCTTTGAACTGTTCAGGTGAAAGGAAAATATATTCTACGCCATTTTGTTCTGTACCACGTGGTGCACGTGTGGTACAACTGATTGAGAAAGCTAACTTTAATTCTGGATGTTCCTTCATTAACCACTGAACAATGGTGCTCTTACCTGCACCAGAGGGAGCAGAGAGGATGAGTAATCTGCCGCAG
Protein-coding regions in this window:
- a CDS encoding IspD/TarI family cytidylyltransferase, whose protein sequence is MNIAVIFAGGSGLRMHTKSRPKQFLDLNGKPIIIYTLELFDNHSDIDAIVVACIEGWIPFLEKQLRKFEINKVVKIIPGGKSGQESIYKGLCAAEEYAQSKRVSNEEAIVLIHDGVRPLITEETITDNIKKVEEVGSCITCIPATETLIVKQADDALEIPSRADSFIARAPQSFRLVDIITAHRRSLVEGKADFIDSCTMMSHYGYKLGTIIGPMENIKITTATDFFVLRAMVKVHEDQQIFGL
- a CDS encoding leucine-rich repeat domain-containing protein; translated protein: MKRIKFLLFVLLALLYVTNASALIVNDTFTRDGNTYRVTKMDEAHDGIPKTYNVAFVSSTNTTVNIPATVTDPHNQYIFNVTAIANNSTVPNATSVTMPNTIVRIEANAFKDGNITSITIPKSVTEIKSGAFGQMSHLTAINVDAANPNFRSDNGVLIEKKDSKEWVAGYPMAKPDVEYTVPEGVYGVYTNAFQRAAYLTKITLPASLKESPSTAEFNGYTSAQNLKEIAVAAGNTAFKSVDGVLLSADGKKLIAYPNGKAGSPSTNPAYQGVTGQPNASVYKIPDGVESIEQAAFAQVNGLTAIELNGVKKLAKGAFDKAVKLRNVLLGPSVDTIEDGAFGGNNDLAAFDVDPANPNYAAADGVIYTKNKEELVLFPAGKAGEYTTLPTTKKIRKRAFYYAQKVTKVNFNSNLEEIDNDAFQATTKLENITFEAPAKIKTIGTFAFQGSGLTELNIPASLQVVSWSAFGSTKLKKVTVADGSQLQSINTGAFNGCKDLEEFTFEGSSTLNKIQADAFSGDDKLKSFVIPEKVTVLERGAFNGASGLETITFKQPATMTVIGEGAFQNAKALKRIELPSTVTTISKDAFNTCSSLTEVVIPASVTTIDATGFQECAKLEKFTVDKNNTVYSSVDGFLLSKDKKKLVSFPPAKANTYYTMLPPTIETIGKQAFYFVQALENVTIPGKVKKIEDFAFDRVGNLNTIAFLGKTPITDVAPSAFNPANVDKSKIDLSVRKDAKAAFDSDPLWSQFRTRGVSFFKETNGTGNGTTEYFPLSKKAVTIVGTQADVYTYVVKPTVIDDNNNTYEVRLWGDYAMNDNTTNIQEVVFKNTLDYVGLDAFKKNDGSSTVKRIYFTATVPTKDMSATKWEYIDNSGNYTQKEFEPSLKVYVKKSAENAYKTATGWDRYAGQTSYKIPGEIKIAHGYGTFAREFDADLGIYARENNEAGRIGAFITQTAGMSTETDATGVQTTKFIMKSINYGNTNVTDYDYVPAETGVLLESRSGASTPADFYYAIGEKDNVTYSLSNNIMEGVTVKDTKKQSSTSDPIFAMTTAGIFKPLKIGTDRTIPVHKAVARPKVTLSASAKVMFVFDDGENHNIVNAIDTIEDNNVVDNNAYYNLQGQRVENPQHGVFIHNGKKVILK
- a CDS encoding IS4 family transposase — protein: MNKSTHFIGQPLYVQLLNYFNRDKILSLSQAQGGEHYIKKFDAWHHLVVMLYAVMMRLDSLREIKASLFANVNRFNHLGLKHFPCRSTLSDANKRRDSEIFGSIYMNLYEKYRHELYSDSRNCGQPKWLKNLKIIDSTTISLFSNLVFKGVGRNPKTGKKKGGIKVHTEIFANENVPSDIKFTSAASHDQFALIPERYANEELIAFDRAYINYEKFSELTQRGVIYVTKMKNNLSFERIADTDYQMTTDYGVVRVETILFHKHTKEKDIYHKARKITYQDKTKKGKIRFISLLTNDFQMSAEDIIAIYKRRWQIETLFKQIKQNFPLRYFYGESANAIKIQIWITLIANLLITLVKNKIKRPWSFSGLATMIRILLMSYVAIQSFFEQPHRDWDRLITQVKAPPEELSLF
- a CDS encoding LicD family protein; the protein is MIETFNTGETQESLRQEYNPDGSVLRKAQLRLLDMAIYLQETAKKIGVPCRLDGGNVLGAMRHGGFIPWDDDIDMVVDYKDFKRLCDYLKAHPHPQYVLQDNDTDPGFYKEWACLRDLKSENRSHDNQQSADRRMHEAQKFRGLHVDIFPYEGNMIPWLQRLAAKLSVNVNTKLAGRYPLLAQIAYKFLHVIVFPVFRLVGKLFGNPDLYMHSYGAWFYEQNPRRCMIPHKDIVFEGHTFEGPADADELCRIAYGNYMDLPPRDKRDRHKIDVVFK
- a CDS encoding NAD-dependent epimerase/dehydratase family protein, with product MKERILKEDISYFADTFPFSAALGGKTIAVTGATGLLGACMVRCLLALRTEKGINLQVVAVVRNVQKAERMFGQISDEISYYSYDFSCFEPFAPTKKIDYIFHFAAPTASKDFVEYPVETMNTVYGGMQNLLSYAHQHGVISMVLASTLEVYGTVTDDRRPLTEDMQGYLDPMATRSSYPLAKRAAEALCHNYADEYGVHVKVARLAQTFGAGVNGNDNRVFAQFARSVMKNEDIILHTTGELCRCYCYTIDAVTAMLYILLHGKDGEAYNVANEDTYISIREMAELVASTFNPQRVKVVIQPQEGLGYSPTTKLRLATQRIQELGWKPHYGLKEMFRRLILSMEEEQV